Within Salmo trutta chromosome 30, fSalTru1.1, whole genome shotgun sequence, the genomic segment GACAAAGGACTCTCTCCCAGGTGTCTCCACACCACCTTCTGGGGCAGCCGGGCGAAGGCTGAGGCTATGACCTCTGTCATCTCTGGACCCAGTCCACCCAACAGAGTCCCCAGTGACATCACCACCACCCCGTGTTCTCCAGAACTCTGGACAAACTCCTCTAAAGCTGCAGGTAAAGGCTTGGAGGGTTTGCACTGGAACCCGCCCGTGTAGACTACGTTCGGCATGGTGGGTCTAGGGAACTCAAAGACGAAGTCCACCCTCATCAGCCACAGATCAGCTCCCTGGATAAGGGATATGACGTCCACCTCATCAGGGGCAAAGTAGCGATCGCACACGGCCTGGTAAGGTGGGTTGGAGACGTAACGATACATGTAGTAGCTGAGACAGTGGTAGAATATGTTATTCAGCCTCTGTGCAAAGTTCATCTGGTCAGAGTTGCGGGAGAATACTTGAGGGACGTAGGATAATGGCGAGGGAGCGATGGCAAAGTGTCCCTCCCCGCTGAGGACCCAGCGCACATTGAGAACCAGGGGGAGCTGGAGGTAGTGGGCCACCAGGACCCCGGCAGGGAACACTGGGTCAGTCAGGACCAGGTCATACTCAGCCTCTTTCAGATCTCTCATCAGAGTCTGGTTCTCAAACATGGTGACGACCAGCTCGGCCACCATCTCCTGGTTCTGCCTCAGCATGCTGAACAGATTAGGTCAATCAAAGTAAACAgacaaaaacacaatttaaacaTCAGGCATGTATCAGCATTAAACAATGAACTAGCTTGTGCAAAAATGCAAATTGGCCTCAATTCCATTGCTTTGGGGAGGAATGTGGTTTTGGCTCTGTTCGTCCTGCCTTTGGGGTATATTTGTACCTGAAGAGGTTCCCACAGAACTGCAGGAAGGCCCAGGGTGAGCCCTTGCCCCGCTGGATCTCCAGCGACTTCTTCAGGAAGTGGGCCATGAACTCCTGACTTTCGATGTTCTGGGGCTGAGCCTGGGGCACAGTGATGGAGGTGTAGTGGGGGGAGTGTTCAGCCACGTACCAGCTGGTGGAGGAGCGCAGAACGGTCACCTGTAAGGGAAAGACAGTACACTCAGCTCTTGGTTCGGTACGTTCCTCtgcatttgtatttttatttgaaCAACATTTCAAAGGTTTCTCAACGATGGCAAATCATAAATCCTAATATTAATGTTAATTCAACTGTATTTTTTATGGGCAGTCATGGGATAATTAGTATTgcagtacatttttttaaagtccaTTGTACATATTGTTTTGTTCTCATATCATGAGATTGTCTCATGCTTAATGACCTGGTGACCCTGGGTGTGAAGAGCCTCCACCAGTATCCTCATGTTGAGCCAGTGGCTGCCATCGACAGGGTAGACCAGGACCCTCCCAGCCTCACTGGAGGGCTGCAGGGAGGACAGGAGCAGAAGGACGGGCACTAAGGCCACACAGGACCccatcactgtggagagagacagtggggTAAATAGACTGACATACACTGAGATTCACTATAAATACACTAAAATACTGTACATTGTAAAGACACTGAAATACACTTAACTGGGACACAACAGTAAAAATGAGTACAGAACTGGTCAATTGACATCCATAAACTAAGAATGTACTTTACACACCATAgttatttttcacattttgcttACAAGGGTCAGTGAGTCCTTAGATCAGGGCCTGCTCTGGCTTAAGcgacatatatttttttataaaaaaaactgtttataCATATTAGGAATTCAGTCggagtctcaacttactgttgagagttagagtAGTAGAATaaacaaggtgcaatttcgaaatttggtagTGCGTCAGCAGTTTTTCTTTTGTAATGTCTTGACCATGTCAGCtcacattttttaaattggtaagttagtctagctagctaaatacacCTTGTAGTATTCTTGGCAGAATTACTGATCAGGCACGCAGGGCATGTTCCCAGGGGCCATGACCTTCAGGgtgcccccattgattttgttagtcacccTCACTCAGATATCTATGAACAAGGTATaagttatggcaaaatgtatagaattgcaggaaatttgatTTAAAACTGTATATTTTTCTCCCCGCCTCAAGGAAGAAATTAGTAGAATTATATGAAATATGTTCCAAAAACTGCTAAATTCTCTCCCCATGGAAAGTGTtttagaattgcagaaaatgtgctttaaaactgaaACAGTTTCTGCCTGTTGCATTGCacaatgagtagaattgcatgaaattagtttgAAACCTGCAACATTtttctccaccctatggcaaaatgtgtagaattgcagaaaatgtgctttaaaacttacatttttttctctatgcgtcatggaaaaatgtgtagaattgcaggaaattaacttgaAAACGTACATTTTTTCTCTCTGCCCTCAAGAGGGGGACCATTAAAATGTTTTACCCATGAGGTGGGTGGCCCCCAAACCAAATtatgcttagggcccccaaaaaaaCAGCCCAGAGACCAGCCCAGCCTCAGATCAAAGATTAAATGTACTGTAATTTGATGTGACACAGTTGTTCTGCCAAGAAGAGTTTTGTAGTCCTCAGTAAGTATTGTGTAAAGTACACCCCACCCTATTCCTTACCAGTCATTCAGCAGCAGATAGGAACACGACCTCTTTATGCTGCAGGATGTGCCCTTATCCCAAACTATATCTAATGACGCACAGTATTACTGTACAGGACACTATGATTAAGTTTCAACACAAACC encodes:
- the LOC115167920 gene encoding UDP-glucuronosyltransferase 2A2-like isoform X3; amino-acid sequence: MGSCVALVPVLLLLSSLQPSSEAGRVLVYPVDGSHWLNMRILVEALHTQGHQVTVLRSSTSWYVAEHSPHYTSITVPQAQPQNIESQEFMAHFLKKSLEIQRGKGSPWAFLQFCGNLFSMLRQNQEMVAELVVTMFENQTLMRDLKEAEYDLVLTDPVFPAGVLVAHYLQLPLVLNVRWVLSGEGHFAIAPSPLSYVPQVFSRNSDQMNFAQRLNNIFYHCLSYYMYRYVSNPPYQAVCDRYFAPDEVDVISLIQGADLWLMRVDFVFEFPRPTMPNVVYTGGFQCKPSKPLPAALEEFVQSSGEHGVVVMSLGTLLGGLGPEMTEVIASAFARLPQKVVWRHLGESPLSLGNNTLLVKWLPQNDLLGHPKTKVFVTHGGTNGIYEAIYHGVPVLGIPLIFDQFDNMVRMKARGVAEVMEVTTLEVESLTQTLMDILDEEKPYRENMRRLSRLHHDRPIEPLDSAIFWLEFVMRHKGAAHLRTESYKMPWYVYHNVDVLALLLGSALLVLVLFVVSCMCLVRGLQKRRKSKLE
- the LOC115167920 gene encoding UDP-glucuronosyltransferase 2A2-like isoform X1 — its product is MDFRVMGSCVALVPVLLLLSSLQPSSEAGRVLVYPVDGSHWLNMRILVEALHTQGHQVTVLRSSTSWYVAEHSPHYTSITVPQAQPQNIESQEFMAHFLKKSLEIQRGKGSPWAFLQFCGNLFSMLRQNQEMVAELVVTMFENQTLMRDLKEAEYDLVLTDPVFPAGVLVAHYLQLPLVLNVRWVLSGEGHFAIAPSPLSYVPQVFSRNSDQMNFAQRLNNIFYHCLSYYMYRYVSNPPYQAVCDRYFAPDEVDVISLIQGADLWLMRVDFVFEFPRPTMPNVVYTGGFQCKPSKPLPAALEEFVQSSGEHGVVVMSLGTLLGGLGPEMTEVIASAFARLPQKVVWRHLGESPLSLGNNTLLVKWLPQNDLLGHPKTKVFVTHGGTNGIYEAIYHGVPVLGIPLIFDQFDNMVRMKARGVAEVMEVTTLEVESLTQTLMDILDEEKPYRENMRRLSRLHHDRPIEPLDSAIFWLEFVMRHKGAAHLRTESYKMPWYVYHNVDVLALLLGSALLVLVLFVVSCMCLVRGLQKRRKSKLE
- the LOC115167920 gene encoding UDP-glucuronosyltransferase 2A2-like isoform X2, encoding MTVMGSCVALVPVLLLLSSLQPSSEAGRVLVYPVDGSHWLNMRILVEALHTQGHQVTVLRSSTSWYVAEHSPHYTSITVPQAQPQNIESQEFMAHFLKKSLEIQRGKGSPWAFLQFCGNLFSMLRQNQEMVAELVVTMFENQTLMRDLKEAEYDLVLTDPVFPAGVLVAHYLQLPLVLNVRWVLSGEGHFAIAPSPLSYVPQVFSRNSDQMNFAQRLNNIFYHCLSYYMYRYVSNPPYQAVCDRYFAPDEVDVISLIQGADLWLMRVDFVFEFPRPTMPNVVYTGGFQCKPSKPLPAALEEFVQSSGEHGVVVMSLGTLLGGLGPEMTEVIASAFARLPQKVVWRHLGESPLSLGNNTLLVKWLPQNDLLGHPKTKVFVTHGGTNGIYEAIYHGVPVLGIPLIFDQFDNMVRMKARGVAEVMEVTTLEVESLTQTLMDILDEEKPYRENMRRLSRLHHDRPIEPLDSAIFWLEFVMRHKGAAHLRTESYKMPWYVYHNVDVLALLLGSALLVLVLFVVSCMCLVRGLQKRRKSKLE